A genomic region of Dactylococcopsis salina PCC 8305 contains the following coding sequences:
- the tatA gene encoding twin-arginine translocase TatA/TatE family subunit, with protein sequence MLGLGWLEVTVILGVAILIFGPKKLPEMGNALGKTLKGFREEMTSSSDEDDSELDRK encoded by the coding sequence ATGTTGGGATTAGGCTGGTTAGAAGTAACGGTAATTTTAGGAGTAGCAATCTTAATTTTCGGACCGAAAAAACTCCCCGAAATGGGAAACGCACTGGGAAAAACCTTAAAAGGCTTCCGAGAGGAAATGACCTCTTCTTCCGATGAAGATGATTCAGAACTTGACAGAAAATAG
- a CDS encoding type II toxin-antitoxin system RelE/ParE family toxin, protein MEVSFSSSFKRVFKKRIKPNVNLETRFWQKLEQFIVDPFHPSLKTHKLSGKLRGLWSFSVDYEERVLFYFTEDQKAVLVDIGNHDEVY, encoded by the coding sequence GTGGAAGTTAGCTTCAGTTCTTCCTTCAAGCGGGTTTTCAAAAAGCGTATTAAACCCAATGTTAATTTGGAGACAAGATTTTGGCAGAAACTAGAGCAGTTTATTGTTGATCCATTTCATCCTAGCTTAAAGACACATAAACTATCTGGCAAGCTCAGGGGGTTATGGAGTTTTAGTGTAGATTATGAGGAAAGAGTCCTATTTTACTTTACAGAAGATCAAAAAGCTGTACTGGTAGATATTGGCAATCATGACGAAGTGTATTAA
- a CDS encoding RDD family protein: MSKEPLPRRYPRAPIQRRIYAFLLDFAAVWFVSALVGVALLQLIVFIAAWWGLRVFAVTRYKGQSLGRWAFDLQIIDGRRGRLPDVTVLTKREGAISVIAFLGLVGLQYGFPNVLSVLILISPLLVELVVAIGDEDNQQAIHDRFFDTVIVPSRRGYSLDIRIRRWVDLLMDRMRQ; encoded by the coding sequence ATGTCAAAAGAACCCCTACCCCGTCGTTATCCTCGCGCCCCCATTCAACGTCGCATCTATGCGTTTCTCCTCGATTTTGCCGCCGTCTGGTTTGTGAGTGCTTTAGTGGGAGTGGCGCTTTTACAATTAATTGTGTTTATCGCCGCTTGGTGGGGCTTGCGCGTGTTTGCGGTAACGCGATATAAAGGGCAAAGTTTGGGACGTTGGGCGTTTGATTTGCAAATTATTGATGGGAGGAGGGGACGGCTTCCTGATGTCACTGTTTTAACCAAACGGGAGGGGGCAATTAGTGTGATTGCTTTCTTGGGTCTAGTGGGATTACAATACGGTTTCCCGAATGTACTCTCAGTGTTAATTTTAATCTCACCGTTGCTTGTGGAGTTAGTGGTAGCAATTGGAGATGAGGATAATCAGCAAGCGATCCACGATCGATTTTTTGATACAGTGATTGTCCCCAGTCGTCGTGGCTATTCCCTTGATATTCGGATTCGGCGTTGGGTTGATCTTTTGATGGATCGTATGAGACAATAG
- a CDS encoding DUF2614 family zinc ribbon-containing protein, which yields MNQNFPKIAQLNLSGIGCWLTLIVGGLLLTSIGLGWVVNSVLIVLGLIIIIPAIALFGVQWWLKRNLVEDECPVCQYQFTGFNGTMSRCPNCSEPLKIEKGKFQRITPPGTIDVEAVDVDASSQ from the coding sequence GTGAATCAGAATTTCCCAAAAATCGCACAATTAAATCTATCTGGAATCGGCTGTTGGCTAACGCTCATTGTTGGAGGTTTATTACTTACCTCCATCGGACTCGGTTGGGTGGTCAACAGTGTCCTTATTGTACTAGGCTTAATTATAATCATCCCTGCGATCGCGCTGTTCGGGGTGCAATGGTGGTTGAAACGCAACCTCGTTGAAGATGAATGTCCCGTTTGTCAATATCAGTTTACAGGGTTTAACGGTACGATGTCCCGTTGTCCTAACTGTAGTGAACCCTTGAAAATTGAAAAAGGGAAATTCCAGCGCATTACTCCCCCAGGGACGATCGATGTGGAAGCAGTTGATGTGGATGCTTCTTCTCAATGA
- a CDS encoding ribonuclease R family protein, protein MEKGTLIEFKAQGERRLAVAERPEGKKHWIVLDQWGQSHTLHPRQVEYEVGGDPKRPQEIPSFLGEVESYLDPSSLEVAWELLVEDGEAVTPEEMAAVLFSDQSAIPCYAAYCLLTEDKIYFKQKGNVFEPRSSSQVAEIKHQLEVEQQRNLEKTEFIQRVKQALAGESVDWKSSDRARFEALEKSILQPDLEVRLAKETLAELGREQSSDSAFNLLIDIGLWSRHENLFLRRSSYPIQFPQKVLDVAQQYVDSPPDDLERDRLDLTHQKVYTIDDESTKEIDDGVSVEILPDGRQQIWIHIADPTRLVRPDDELDQEARRRSTSLYLPTGMISMFPSELATGPMSLIQGKVCPAMSFAVILAEDGAVAEYTIAATWVKPTYRLTYDDVDEMLELGVTAEPEIAQLAHWAQQRKQWRQSQGSINISLPEAVIKVNQEEEVEIELLEESQARELVAEMMILAGEVAGRFAVDKEIPIPFRSQPQPELPPEETLLQLPAGPVRSCALRGCMPRSEMGTTPARHAGLGLEVYTQVTSPIRRYVDLLSHFQIKAYLRGEACPFTTEQVQEVAFSAASATYEATLVERQTRRYWALEYLRRHSDERWNAIVLRWLREDDNLGIILLEDLGLELPHRFQTNVELGDRVEVEVVAADPHQDLIRFREFVESTVN, encoded by the coding sequence GTGGAAAAGGGAACGCTGATCGAATTTAAAGCTCAAGGAGAGCGTCGTCTGGCAGTAGCAGAACGACCAGAAGGGAAGAAACATTGGATTGTTTTAGATCAATGGGGTCAATCTCACACGCTACATCCGCGACAGGTGGAGTATGAGGTGGGAGGTGATCCCAAGCGCCCACAGGAAATTCCTAGTTTTTTGGGGGAAGTGGAGTCTTATTTAGACCCATCAAGTTTAGAAGTGGCTTGGGAATTGTTAGTAGAAGACGGGGAAGCAGTGACTCCCGAAGAAATGGCGGCGGTGCTATTTTCGGATCAAAGTGCGATCCCCTGTTATGCGGCGTATTGTTTGCTAACAGAAGATAAAATTTATTTTAAGCAGAAAGGAAATGTTTTTGAACCGCGATCGTCCTCTCAGGTAGCGGAAATTAAACATCAGTTAGAAGTTGAACAACAACGGAATCTGGAAAAAACTGAGTTTATTCAGCGAGTGAAACAGGCTTTAGCAGGGGAGTCGGTAGATTGGAAAAGCTCCGATCGCGCTCGTTTTGAGGCTTTGGAAAAATCCATTTTACAACCCGATTTAGAAGTCCGTTTAGCAAAAGAGACGTTAGCGGAGTTAGGACGGGAACAAAGTTCTGATTCTGCCTTCAATCTTCTTATCGATATCGGCTTATGGAGTCGCCATGAAAACCTTTTCTTGCGTCGTAGCTCCTACCCTATACAATTCCCCCAAAAGGTGTTAGATGTGGCGCAACAATATGTCGATTCCCCTCCCGATGATTTAGAGCGCGATCGGTTAGATTTAACTCACCAGAAAGTTTACACCATTGACGATGAAAGCACAAAAGAAATTGATGATGGGGTGAGTGTTGAAATCCTACCTGATGGACGACAACAGATTTGGATTCATATCGCTGATCCGACACGCTTAGTAAGACCTGATGATGAGTTGGATCAAGAAGCTCGCCGACGCAGTACCAGTTTATATCTTCCCACTGGCATGATTTCCATGTTTCCCTCGGAATTAGCTACGGGTCCCATGAGTTTGATTCAGGGAAAAGTTTGTCCAGCGATGAGTTTTGCCGTGATTTTAGCAGAAGATGGGGCGGTTGCTGAATACACGATCGCGGCGACTTGGGTTAAACCCACTTATCGCCTCACCTATGATGATGTGGATGAGATGTTAGAGTTGGGCGTTACTGCTGAACCAGAAATTGCTCAGTTGGCACATTGGGCGCAACAACGGAAACAATGGCGACAGTCTCAGGGATCAATTAACATCAGCTTACCAGAAGCGGTGATTAAGGTGAATCAGGAAGAAGAGGTGGAAATTGAGTTATTAGAGGAGTCACAAGCGCGAGAGTTAGTGGCGGAAATGATGATTCTAGCGGGAGAAGTGGCGGGACGTTTTGCGGTGGATAAAGAGATTCCGATTCCGTTTCGATCGCAGCCACAGCCAGAATTACCGCCAGAGGAAACCTTATTACAATTGCCCGCTGGACCGGTTCGATCGTGTGCGCTACGGGGTTGTATGCCGCGCAGTGAAATGGGAACAACACCAGCCCGTCATGCGGGGTTAGGCTTAGAAGTTTATACACAGGTGACTTCTCCCATTCGCCGTTATGTGGATTTATTGTCTCATTTTCAAATTAAAGCCTATTTGCGCGGTGAGGCTTGTCCATTTACGACGGAACAGGTGCAGGAAGTGGCGTTTAGTGCCGCTAGTGCCACTTATGAAGCAACGTTAGTGGAACGGCAAACGAGACGATATTGGGCTTTGGAATACTTACGCCGTCATAGCGATGAACGCTGGAACGCGATCGTGTTGCGGTGGTTGCGAGAAGATGACAATTTGGGGATTATTTTGTTGGAAGATTTAGGGTTAGAATTACCGCACCGTTTCCAGACAAATGTTGAATTGGGCGATCGAGTGGAAGTGGAAGTCGTCGCCGCTGATCCCCATCAAGATTTAATTCGCTTTCGGGAGTTTGTTGAATCTACGGTGAATTAG
- a CDS encoding phycocyanobilin:ferredoxin oxidoreductase, giving the protein MFESSSSLRSQQHPLIRSLADTIEQVWQEQLELLPYHLPEDLGYIEGRLEGDKLTIENRCYQTRSFRKLHLELAKVGNNLDILHCVVFPRCEYNLPIFGCDLVGGRGQISAAIADLSPVSPDGDLPKAYQTALSQLPSVSFSQPRELPPWGDIFSEFCLFIRPENSQEEEDFLQRVRDFLTVHCQQGNQAESVSPEQESVNLAGQQRYCQQQQKNDKTRRVLEKAFGEEWAERYLSTVLFDLPQLAH; this is encoded by the coding sequence ATGTTTGAGTCTTCATCTTCTTTACGGTCCCAACAACATCCCCTAATCCGCAGTTTAGCTGATACCATTGAACAAGTCTGGCAGGAACAATTAGAATTACTGCCTTATCATTTACCAGAGGATTTAGGTTACATTGAAGGGCGCTTAGAAGGGGATAAACTCACCATTGAAAATCGCTGTTATCAAACTCGATCGTTTCGGAAACTTCATTTAGAATTAGCAAAGGTGGGAAATAATCTGGATATTCTGCACTGTGTTGTTTTTCCTCGCTGTGAGTATAACCTACCGATTTTTGGTTGTGATTTAGTGGGAGGAAGAGGACAAATTAGCGCCGCGATCGCCGATTTATCTCCCGTTAGCCCCGATGGTGATCTCCCTAAAGCCTATCAAACCGCATTATCTCAACTTCCCTCGGTTAGCTTTTCTCAACCGCGCGAATTACCGCCCTGGGGCGATATTTTTTCCGAATTTTGTTTATTTATTCGTCCCGAAAATTCCCAAGAAGAAGAGGATTTTTTACAGCGAGTGCGTGACTTTTTAACCGTTCATTGTCAGCAAGGAAATCAAGCAGAAAGCGTTTCTCCTGAACAGGAAAGTGTTAATTTAGCTGGACAACAACGCTACTGTCAGCAACAGCAAAAGAATGATAAAACCCGTCGCGTGTTAGAAAAAGCCTTTGGGGAAGAATGGGCGGAACGTTATTTGAGTACGGTGTTATTTGATCTTCCTCAACTGGCTCATTAA
- a CDS encoding MOSC domain-containing protein — protein sequence MVQELVAKVAKIIIYPIKSLDGIACDRAAIISPGTLAFDRRWAILDEKGKYVNGKRNPKVHQLRCQFDLATETVTFSDQGETTSLSFHLTTEIDAINRWLSDYFQKPVFLQEKAEGGFPDDTDAYGPTIISTATLETVASWLPGLTLENARSRFRANIEINNVPPFWEDQLFSETGDPINFTIGSVKIQGINPCQRCVVPTRDPNTGETYSKFQRTFTTQRQNTLPAWTHSNRFNHYYRLSVNTRILLSETGKVININDKLSRGLI from the coding sequence ATGGTTCAGGAATTGGTTGCGAAAGTCGCTAAAATCATCATCTATCCCATTAAGTCACTGGATGGGATAGCGTGCGATCGAGCCGCTATAATTTCCCCAGGAACATTGGCTTTCGATCGCAGATGGGCGATTCTTGACGAAAAAGGAAAGTATGTGAACGGGAAACGTAACCCGAAAGTTCATCAACTGCGCTGTCAATTTGATCTAGCAACGGAAACTGTCACCTTCTCTGATCAAGGAGAGACGACTTCCCTCTCCTTTCATTTAACAACCGAAATCGACGCAATCAATCGCTGGTTAAGTGACTATTTCCAAAAACCTGTGTTCCTCCAAGAAAAAGCAGAAGGGGGATTCCCTGATGATACCGACGCTTATGGTCCGACAATTATCAGCACTGCTACTCTAGAAACTGTAGCGAGTTGGTTGCCAGGGTTAACGCTAGAAAACGCTCGATCGCGCTTTCGGGCAAACATCGAAATCAATAACGTTCCCCCATTCTGGGAAGATCAACTTTTTTCCGAAACGGGAGACCCCATTAACTTTACGATCGGTTCAGTAAAAATTCAAGGCATCAATCCCTGTCAGCGTTGCGTTGTTCCCACCCGTGATCCTAATACTGGGGAAACCTATTCAAAATTTCAGCGCACTTTCACCACACAGCGCCAAAACACACTTCCTGCTTGGACCCATTCTAACCGTTTTAATCATTATTATCGTCTCAGTGTCAATACTCGCATTTTGCTATCCGAAACAGGTAAAGTGATAAACATCAATGACAAACTAAGCAGAGGCTTGATTTAA
- the rpmG gene encoding 50S ribosomal protein L33 produces the protein MASKKGVRIIITLECTECRTNTDKRKKGVSRYTTEKNRRNHSGRVEFKKYCPYCNRHTVHKETK, from the coding sequence ATGGCAAGCAAAAAGGGTGTCCGCATTATCATCACTTTAGAATGTACCGAGTGTAGAACGAACACGGATAAACGCAAAAAAGGCGTTTCTCGTTACACAACGGAGAAAAATCGTCGGAATCATTCAGGACGGGTAGAGTTTAAAAAGTATTGCCCCTACTGTAACCGACACACTGTTCACAAGGAAACCAAATAA
- a CDS encoding ferredoxin-thioredoxin reductase variable chain encodes MKSGDRVRVKESVVVYHHPQHKKKPFDIKGMEGTIQEIVTEWQGRPVSANLPVKVKFEKKFTAHLREDEVEVIESAE; translated from the coding sequence ATGAAATCAGGCGATCGTGTTCGGGTTAAAGAATCTGTTGTGGTTTACCATCATCCCCAACATAAAAAGAAACCCTTTGATATCAAAGGAATGGAAGGAACAATTCAAGAAATTGTCACCGAGTGGCAAGGAAGACCAGTTAGTGCTAACCTTCCAGTTAAAGTAAAATTTGAAAAGAAGTTTACGGCTCATTTGCGCGAAGATGAAGTGGAAGTCATTGAAAGTGCCGAGTAA
- the rpsR gene encoding 30S ribosomal protein S18 yields the protein MAYHRKRLSPIKPGDPIDYKDLELLRKFITERGKILPRRITGLTSRQQRQMTKAISYARMLALLPYVDAES from the coding sequence ATGGCTTATCATCGCAAACGTTTATCACCAATTAAACCAGGAGACCCCATTGATTATAAAGATTTGGAATTACTCCGTAAATTTATCACAGAACGGGGGAAAATTCTCCCGCGTCGTATCACGGGGTTAACTTCTAGACAACAACGACAGATGACAAAAGCGATCAGTTATGCTCGAATGTTAGCATTGCTTCCCTATGTGGATGCAGAAAGCTAA
- a CDS encoding TIGR03943 family putative permease subunit: protein MRIFNRISSYTFHSLILPSLDTLTFLAWGILLFKYWLTGQIRLLIHPNYIGLVVVTGIILFSIGLVKLFQVYKKRKQTFRKGGEQIVQHVTLFPVGWSTFFLLSTAILGLLIPPTVFGSEIALQRGIRESLPLTQSQPERFRVNVNPEDRSLIDWVKTINAYPEPDEYQGEAVKVKGFVIKKENLPENYFLIAQFIITCCAIDAYPVAIPVKIEADQTQNYPPDTWLEIEGEMITETLDLAEEFYQEVPSERQLVINAKKLTEIPTPKNPYGY, encoded by the coding sequence ATGCGTATTTTTAATCGAATATCGTCTTACACCTTTCATTCCTTAATTCTCCCCAGTTTAGATACATTGACATTTCTGGCTTGGGGAATATTGTTGTTTAAGTATTGGTTAACTGGTCAAATCAGATTATTAATTCATCCCAACTATATTGGGTTAGTGGTTGTCACTGGTATCATTTTATTCAGCATTGGATTAGTCAAGCTGTTTCAAGTTTATAAAAAACGAAAACAAACCTTTAGAAAGGGTGGCGAACAAATTGTACAGCACGTTACACTTTTTCCCGTTGGATGGAGTACATTTTTTCTTCTCAGTACAGCCATTTTAGGGTTATTAATTCCTCCCACTGTGTTCGGAAGCGAAATCGCTTTACAACGAGGAATTAGAGAGTCTCTTCCTTTAACTCAAAGCCAACCTGAGAGGTTTCGAGTAAATGTGAATCCCGAAGATCGATCGTTAATTGATTGGGTTAAAACCATTAATGCTTATCCCGAACCCGATGAATATCAAGGAGAAGCAGTGAAAGTGAAAGGGTTTGTGATTAAAAAAGAGAATCTCCCCGAAAATTACTTTTTAATTGCACAATTTATTATCACTTGTTGCGCGATCGATGCTTATCCCGTTGCCATTCCTGTTAAAATAGAAGCTGATCAAACTCAAAATTATCCGCCTGATACATGGTTAGAAATCGAAGGAGAAATGATCACAGAAACCCTAGATTTAGCAGAAGAATTTTATCAAGAAGTTCCCTCAGAACGGCAATTAGTCATCAACGCCAAAAAACTAACAGAAATTCCGACTCCGAAGAATCCTTATGGCTATTAG